The Rhododendron vialii isolate Sample 1 chromosome 8a, ASM3025357v1 genome has a window encoding:
- the LOC131336368 gene encoding protein FAR-RED IMPAIRED RESPONSE 1-like, with protein MHNYFMKMKADNSDFFFALDLDDEGRLRNVFWVDARSRAACKEFGDVVTFDTTYLVNRHDMPFALFVGVNHHGQSVLLGCGLISHEDTESFSGLFKTWKTCMWDCAPKAIITDQCMAMKNAIEDIFPNTRHRWCIWHIMKKIPEKLNGCNAYENISWCMRRAVYASLTIKQFEDAWDVFIKKYELQSNTWLEGLYLERKRWVPAYLNDVFWAGMSSTQRSENINAYFDGYVHSKTILKQFVGQYENALGNKVESENQADAKSWNTFIPLMTEDELEKQFQSVYTHAKVKEFQKQIFDKIHCFCDKPAKVDDIGSEHEINEWVTYGEGEEKKRIQMAFTVNFNAETNETHCNCRLFESRGMVCKHQLFVWHQKGIERVSDKYVLRRWCKNVKRIHTKVRICYDKSSTSIEARRHDNMCNIFNEVADLAEESQEKYDMVMKRVHELKRELMEASVDCESNVVSLGDDTGIRKSSFSLGDGVIPPKQSTSILDPEGLRRKGRPPCKRKISAVEKVVTKKRQISKKPLSNEKSNEVEEIAVSHHIGTQESIVNVNGHPSYMGHSMWPNMMPHPMRPNMAQGGSIFPFSPTLCPTGTSLNQFMPSFPSSQSLLNGQVWMGQSIIAGSEGWGGGQSGILEAQGQYWGGPQPSMLESQWQGCGGQQSYMQMMNAPDNVEE; from the exons ATGCACAATTATTTCATGAAGATGAAAGCCGATAATTCTGACTTCTTTTTTGCACTGGATTTGGATGATGAGGGTCGACTAAGGAATGTCTTCTGGGTTGATGCAAGGAGTAGGGCAGCTTGTAAGGAATTCGGTGATGTTGTGACCTTTGACACAACTTACTTGGTAAACAGGCATGACATGCCTTTTGCTCTGTTTGTAGGCGTGAATCATCATGGCCAGTCTGTTTTATTGGGATGCGGGCTCATCTCTCACGAAGACACGGAGTCATTTTCGGGGTTATTTAAGACTTGGAAGACATGCATGTGGGATTGTGCTCCGAAAGCAATTATTACCGACCAATGTATGGCCATGAAGAATGCCATAGAAGATATATTCCCTAACACCCGACATCGATGGTGCATATGGCATATTATGAAAAAGATCCCAGAAAAGTTGAATGGGTGCAATGCCTATGAGAATATTAGTTGGTGTATGCGTAGGGCAGTTTATGCTTCACTTACCATAAAACAAtttgaggatgcttgggatGTGTTCATCAAGAAGTACGAGCTTCAAAGTAACACATGGTTAGAGGGGTTGTATTTGGAGAGGAAACGGTGGGTGCCTGCTTATTTGAACGATGTTTTTTGGGCGGGGATGTCATCCACACAAAGAAGTGAGAATATAAATGCGTATTTTGATGGTTATGTTCATTCAAAAACGATCCTGAAACAATTTGTAGGACAGTATGAAAATGCATTGGGGAACAAGGTGGAAAGTGAAAATCAAGCAGATGCGAAAAGTTGGAACACTTTCATCCCATTAATGACCGAAGATGAGTTGGAGAAGCAATTTCAAAGTGTTTACACCCATGCAAAGGTTAAGGAGTTTCAGAAACAAATTTTCGATAAAATTCACTGTTTTTGTGATAAGCCGGCTAAAGTTGATGATATCGGGTCTGAACATGAAATAAATGAGTGGGTTACATATGgcgaaggagaagagaaaaagagaattcAAATGGCATTTACTGTTAATTTCAATGCTGAAACCAATGAAACACATTGTAATTGTCGATTGTTCGAGTCTAGAGGAATGGTGTGTAAACATCAACTATTTGTGTGGCATCAAAAGGGAATTGAAAGAGTGTCTGACAAGTATGTGTTGAGAAGATGGTGTAAAAATGTGAAAAGGATCCACACAAAAGTTCGAATCTGTTACGATAAGTCGTCAACGTCAATTGAAGCACGTCGGCATGACAACATGTGCAATATCTTTAATGAAGTTGCTGATTTAGCGGAAGAATCTCAAGAAAAGTATGATATGGTGATGAAACGGGTACACGAGCTAAAACGAGAGCTGATGGAAGCTTCGGTTGATTGTGAAAGTAATGTGGTTTCACTTGGTGATGACACAGGAATTCGTAAAAGTTCTTTTTCACTTGGAGATGGGGTTATACCTCCTAAACAGAGCACGAGCATACTTGACCCGGAAGGTCTTCGACGAAAAGGGAGACCGCCGTGCAAAAGAAAGATCAGTGCTGTGGAAAAAGTTGTTACGAAGAAAAGACAAATATCTAAGAAGCCATTGTCCAACGAAAAATCAAAT GAGGTTGAGGAGATTGCGGTTAGCCACCATATCGGGACACAAGAGAGTATCGTAAATGTAAAt GGCCACCCAAGCTACATGGGACACTCAATGTGGCCAAACATGATGCCCCATCCCATGCGACCAAATATGGCACAAGGTGGAAGCATCTTTCCATTTTCCCCAACTTTATGCCCCACCGGAACAAGTTTGAACCAATTTATGCCTTCTTTTCCAAGTTCGCAAAGCTTATTAAATGGTCAAGTTTGGATGGGTCAATCAATTATTGCGGGTAGTGAAGGTTGGGGAGGAGGACAATCAGGTATTTTGGAAGCTCAAGGTCAATATTGGGGAGGACCACAACCAAGTATGCTAGAAAGTCAATGGCAAGGATGCGGAGGACAACAAAGTTATATGCAAATGATGAATGCGCCGGATAATGTTGAAGAGTAG
- the LOC131336377 gene encoding uncharacterized protein LOC131336377, with translation MRRESRERVAPTTTTTGEDDASTSTGDTLPTSTTNTQPQVFCSQIPSPYLELILLVTADEGSAPHRRRPPPQPASGSLTLPPPRRCSLVEFKRSKNMARPIERAIY, from the exons ATGAGAAGAGAATCGAGAGAGAGGGTTgcgcccaccaccaccaccaccggcgaaGACGACGCTTCCACCTCCACCGGTGACACGCttcccacctccaccaccaatACCCAACCCCAAGTTTTCTGTTCTCAAATCCCCTCTCCCTATCTCGAGTTGATTCTCCTGGTCACCGCAGACGAGGGAAGCGCTCCCCACCGTCGGCGACCGCCACCACAACCGGCTTCTGGCAGTCTGACGTTACCCCCACCACGaag ATGTTCGTTGGTGGAGTTCAAGCGGAGTAAAAATATGGCGCGGCCAATAGAGAGAGCCATCTATTAA